In Diceros bicornis minor isolate mBicDic1 chromosome 21, mDicBic1.mat.cur, whole genome shotgun sequence, the sequence TGGCAGATTTAATTTGAACCTAAAAGTCCTTAAGGACCTTTGACTTgcacaggccccttccaaggcccCAACCTcaatttcatatttcatttttaactatttttcttaaagagagcCCTTCAAATTGTATGAGGTTCTAGTTCTACAAAACCTGAATCTGTCCCTGTCTGCTCTATATTTTCTCCTATCCTagcacttatcaccttctaacaccttgtataatttacttattatGCCGATCCCTGCTGTGGATGGTCTGCCACAGGCAGAGGTACGCTGGAGCAGCTCACATCACGACCAGATtgctaaattttcaggaatttttgtgagccagttgttaaactcgtggtagcttgaaatcagccacgatgggagtatttacaccacgggCACGCGCAAAAGATACAGACCAGCGCTTCCCCTCACTAAATCCAGTTGTTAAACATTGAACCAGCACACCATGGGCACAGGACAGAGCCTTTTCCGAACCACTGACAGGCCTGGGAAAGGCCAACCGTCCAAAAGCCAGGATAGCGCAGGAAGGTCCCTAGGCCCTAGGGGGAGAGGCGCAGCTGCAGGGATGGTCCCCAGCTGTGGCAGTCAGAGCTTCCTCAGGAGGACGGCTGAAGCCAAGGGAAGAAGTTAACTTGGTCTCCAGCCCTGGGGCATCTCTAAGCCTCAGCCCCTTAGCAATGAAACAGGGCTAAGAATGCCATCCTTACAGCTTGTGAAGATGTGAGGAAGACAAGGGTAGACAAAAAAGCTAGTAAGGGCCTGGAACAGCTGGTCTCAATGACTGATAGAGAGCATGCAGCAATTAAACGGTTAGGCCTCTTGATTTGGGATAGACTTGGATGAAAAGGGAAAGTGGTGTTTTAAGGCCAAGGAGGGATGGAGAATGCTTGGCAGCCTCAGCAAATCCCAGATTTACGAATAAATTTCTCAACGCTTTGAACCAAATTGACCAGGCTTGGCCTCTGCCTCCAGGAGTCCTCAGCCCCCATGGCCCAAGCCTACCCCTTGGCTAAGTGTGGGACGCGGGGTTCGGACTTAGGACTCGGAAAAGAGCCAAAAAGGCAGTCGCCGCTGGTAACGGCCACCCGGAACAGCCCCATATTCCCTGCGGAGCCCTGCCCGCGGCACACCCCCGCGccgccccaggccccgccccgcgccgccccaggccccgccccgcgccgccccaggccccgccccgcgccgccccaggccccgccccgcgccgccccaggccccgccccgcgccgccccaggccccgccccgcgccgtCACAAGGCCCCGCTGCGTCTCCCGAGCCGCAGGCGCAGGCCCAGGCGAGCCGGCCGCCgagcgggcgcgggcgcgggcacGGGCGCAGCGGCCATCAACCGTGAGGCTGCTCAGCGGACACCGTGCGCACCGTCCTGCGGCGCCCCGCGCGTGGTGAGTCCCCGGCCCTAAGCCCAGCAGCGTGTCTACCCGCCCAGCCGCCCGGCCGgccgcccccgccccggccctGCGCGGCCGAGTAGCGCCGCCGTGGGTCCGTCGGTCGGTCCGGCCCGGGCGCGCGGCCCTCTCGGGGCCGGGGACGGCAGCGGGGGTGCGGGCAGCCGCAGCCTGGAGCGGAAGGGAGGGGGAGGCGCGCTGCGGCGGCGGTGGCAGCGGGACCCGCGGCCCCGAACGCCCCCCGACCGGGCGAGAAGGCCCACCCCGCCCTCGGTGCGGGTTCCGTGGCCGCCGCCCCCACccgcctcacccccacgcctgcttcGTTCTCCCCACGCCCTCTGGTCGCTTCCATCCCCCACACACCCCCGCACCCCGCTGTTCCTGGCGTACCCCACTGGCAGGCACCCCGGCGGCCGATCCAGgcctgctgcccccaccccgggATGAAGGCGCGGTCGGGCCCTGCTCTCGGAGAGGGTCACAGATGGCGTGGGGATTTCCTGGGATAGAAATACCCGCCGGCTCTGGCCCCTTAAAGCTGCTTAAAGGGCGGGATGCGAAGGGGAGGGTCCGAGCACACCCCCGCACCTCCCCGACTGCGcccccagccctgaccctgcaGGGGTGACAAGGCCCTTCCAGGACCTTCTGCGAAAGGACCGAAACCAAAAAATCCCGAGGCTGACAGAGTCATCCCCTCATCCATCCCCTCCTCCACCTTCGTGGTTCACCTAGAGGGGCCCCTTCTGAAGCCCCACACCCAGCCACCCGGTCCTGTCCTGGCCCCAAGGCTCGGGGCTCCAGATAGCCTGGGGGAAAGGTCATGAATCCCCCTCCTTCCGTCCTGGTTCCCGGCAGCAGGTGGGGCGCCCCAGGCTGGTTCCAGGGACATGTCACCACAgggctgttctctctctctctcttctctagggGGAGACCACAGAACCCGAGGCCATGCCCCATGAGAAGAGTTTCTTGGTGTCTGGGGACAGCTATCCTCCCCCCAACCCTGGATATCCTGGAGGGCCCCCACCGTCCATACCTCCGTATCCTGGGGCCCCTTACCCACAGCCCCCATTCCAGCCTTCCCCCTATGGCCAGCCAGGGTATCCCCAGGGCCCCAGCTCCTACCCCCAAGGGGGCTATCCTCAAAGCCCCTACCCCCAAGGGGGCTATCCTCAGGGGCCCTATCCCCAAGGGGGCTACCCTCAGGACCCCTACTCCCAAGGGGGCTACCCTCAGGCACCATATCCGCAGAGTCCCTTTCCCCCCAACCCCTACGGACAACCACAGGCCTTCCCAGTACAGGACCCTGACTGTGAGtagtggggcagggggagggcaggggctcCGGGCGCCTGCAAGTGGCACTGACCCAGCCCGTTCTGCCCCTCAGCATCTCAGCATGGGAACTATCACGAGGAGGGACCCCCATCCTACTACGACAATCAGGACTTCCCTGCCACCAACTGGGATGACAAGAGTATCCGCCAGGCCTTCATCCGGAAGGTGGGccgcaggggctggggagggcaggggcaaTGGCCCGGGGCGGGACTTTTAGCTGGCTCTGTCCCCAGGTGTTCCTGGTGCTGACCCTGCAGCTGTCTGTGACTCTCTCCACCGTGGCCGTGTTCACTTTCGTCCGGGAGGTGAAGGGCTTCGTCCGGCACAATGTCTGGACCTACTACGTCTCCTACGCCGTCTTCTTCATCTCCCTCATCGTCCTCAGCTGCTGTGGGGACTTCCGGCGAAAGCATCCCTGGAACCTCGTTGCACTGGTAACCCCAAAACCTGAGCCCCTGGCCCCCAGCTAGGGTCTTTGGAGCGACAGAGGGGGATGGGGGGGGAGCCAGCTCCCCATACCCAAGGCTCCGTCTCCCCACAGTCGATCCTGACCATCAGCCTGTCCTACATGGTGGGCATGATCGCCAGCTTCTACGACACCGAGGCAGTCATCATGGCCGTAGGCATTACCACGACCGTCTGCTTCACAGTGGTCATCTTCTCCATGCAGGTGAGGGGTCCCCCAAGGCAGGGCTGCTGGCCCTGGGGGCCCAGAGGGCTTCCAGGGCCTGGAACCCAGGGCCTCCTGTCTCTCCCTGCGCCCTCAGACCCGCTACGACTTTACCTCGTGCATGGGCGTGCTCCTGGTGAGCATGGTGGTACTGATCATCTTCGCCATCCTCTGCATCTTCATTCGGAACCGCATCCTGGAGATCGTGTACGCCTCGCTCGGTGCTCTGCTCTTCACCTGTGTGAGTGAGGGGGGTGGGCAGCTGGGGTGGGGATGGTGGGCAGGCCAGCTTGTCCCTCAACACTGCCATGCTGTCACCCTCAGTTCCTGGCAGTGGACACCCAGCTGCTGCTGGGGAACAAGCAGCTGTCCCTGAGCCCGGAGGAATATGTGTTTGCTGCGCTGAACCTGTACACGGACATCATCAACATCTTCCTGTACATCCTCACCATCATCGGCCGCGCCAAGGAGTAGCCCAAGCCCCTGCCGAGGACCAGGCAGTTCATGCGGGGCCCCGCTCAGGTGGCGTGGCTGGTCTGGATCCTGCGCTTGGCGTGGCAGTGCCATCTGTACCTCCCCTCTCTCGTCCCTGGGCACAGCCTGGGACAGAGGGAGCCCCCCTCCAATCCTCCTGTGTGTGTACACTGCAGATAACTTCTGTTTGGACCTGCTGTGGCCAGCATGGCCCCTTCTAGTTCTCCCGCCCCACCAAAGGGCAGCGGGGCCGGGTTTTCATGCCACCTCCTGCCCACTCACTGTTGCATGAGCCCCGTCTACCAGCCCACCCCAGGGTCTAGGGGGCAACACCAGGTCCCAGGGGAGAGAGATCGAGCCAAGAGGTGAGCGTGCACGTCTCCTGTCCCAACTCCCCTGCCTGGCATAGAGtatctccttcccctcctcacccccaccccagagcaCTGCCCTCTCGGGGGCCTGAGGGGTGAGGGTCTCGTCCCTGTGCTgagccctgagggcagagaggatgGGAATATTTCGGGGGAGGAGGATGCCttcctctcattttgctgtctttAAAATTCCAATAAAGGGGATCTTCTGCTCTCTGCGTTCTCCTCTGTCACTCTTTTTtcacgctgcttcttctgtgaggTGGGGCGGGAGCTCCAGGCATCACCAGGTGATGGAGGGAGCAGGACCAGGCAGTGATGGTGGGGGTTAGCTTGTGGTGGAAGTTAATGACAGTAGCTAATTCTTTTCTATCCACACTTCCGCCTCCCTTGCAATCTTCCTAGCCGCGTCATAACGTATGTGCCAGGACTTCCAGCTGATGGATGGGGACCGAGGCTCCTGGAGGTAAAGCGTGGTGCCTGGGTCACATGATGGTAAGCAGCCTGGCTGTACCTACCACTCACTCCTGGCAACTGCACAGTATGATGGAAGGTCCTGTGAGACCCTTACCATCTCACCCTGGGCCCGAGGGGCAGCAGGGTGACTGCTGCTGTCTCCTTGAGCAGACCTGCCCCAGAGCAGGTCTGTCACACTTTTCAGGCTCTGCAaggcccccagggagcccatCACGTCACATGccgcccaggcctgcctctgacGAAGgccctccatattcctccccctcccctcgaGAAACCTGCAGACTGGAGCCCCTGGTGGAGGGCTGGACAAAGACTCCAAGGGCTCTGTCTGGCCCCTTGGCCTGCCTCTGGCACCTTCCGCTGGCCTCTCCAGGCCCCACCCTTTCCTGGGCTCTCAGCCCCAGCTTGTTCTGCATGTTCTCTCCTATGGCTCTTGCTGCCTCAACTCTGGAGCCCTCACTCACCTACCCCAGGCTCTAGGGTATATGTTCAAAGGTCAGCCAGCTGTCCGTATCCTCACCCTCCCCACAGAGGGACCCCTCCGCTGCCTGGGGCCCAGCTCTGCCTGAGGACCTCCCTGCCCCGAGCCCTCCTGAGCTCCTAACCCAAGTGGACCCTCCTCACAGCGGCCTTCCCCCACAGGACCCTCCGTCTGGCTTGGCTTGAGAACTGTCTCCCAGGGCTCCTCCACCACCTCCCTGCCAGCACATCAATCCACTCCTTTAACTGGCACCAGCGTCCAAGCCAGCACCCTCCCAGTGTCCACAGGCACTTCCGCTGTGGCCTGCCCAAAGCCAAGTCCATCCTCCCTCTAAACCTGCTGCTCCTGCATTATCCCCCTCAACAGTATCTGCCCCAGCCACCCAGGCCAGAAATGGGCTATCCTCTGTCCCCTCGTTCATCCTGCCTCACTCTCTCCCTGCTCACCTTCCCCTGCATCCTAAGGCCTCCTCGTGCTAACCTGTCAGCTTGCCTCCACCAACCCTCTGCCCGGCCACCAGTTGTGTTTGCCAAACACTGATCACACCACTTGCCTCCTTCAAACCCTCGATGGTTGCCGGCGGATGAAGTCCACATTCCTTGTCTGGCACACAGGCCCTGCCCTCTACCTGCTGGATGCTCCAGCTGGCCTCCCGCTGTCTCCTCGCCCCTCAACCCCCAGGCCTGACCTTACACAGCCCAAGCCACGGGGGGCCCCACTTCCCAGGCAGGGGTGCACACTGCCTTCCCCACCAACTGGGCCCCTTCCTGGAGTCCACCTCACCCTGCACAGCAGCTGCCCGCTCGGCACCACTACCCTTAGTCACTCTGCTTGTTTGCGTGCTGGGCACCGGGCAGGCGATGCGGTGCCCCCCCTCACCTCCCCTTCGGCTGCTGTCTCCTTGAGCAGGTGGTTCCTCATTCAGGGCGCCCTGCCCGCCAGGGCTCTAAGCGTGCAGGAACCTGCTGTGTTAGCTCACAGACCCATCAGGAGTTCACGCTGAGGAGGAAACACAGAGCATTTGCATGGTGAAAGAGAACATCAACTGAGGCAGGAGGAGCTCAGGGATAACTGCCAAGAGAAATGTGCAAGGACAGTGTTTTCTCGAGGAGTTCAAGGAGGATGAACTTGGCTATGCTAACCCTTGGGGGAGGCTCCCTGGGGACGCTAGGGTCTGGAGGTGTGGGGCGGGGGCAGAGCAAGGGCCAGGAGGCCAGAGGATGTAGAGCAGAGGCCCCGACTGCAAGAGGGAAGGCTGGGGGCCACACAGGTCAGGACTTGGACCTGCCCTGCAGGTGAAGGGGACTTTGGCAGGAGCCACAGCTACGTTTGTGTTTAGGAAGATGCGTCTAGCAACAGAATGTACAGGAGAAGGTGTGGGGGTGCCAACAGGTGAATAAAGCAGAGAGGCTGTTGAGGATGTGCCCAAGAGGAGCTAGAAGCAGATACGGCAGGGGCCCGGAGCCAGGGGCATCAGGAGGCAGCTTGCAGTACTGCAGAGGGATCAGGCAGCCCTGTTTCCACCAGTGGAGCTTGGCCTGCTGTCTTCTGACTGGGTGGAGAGTGTGTAGAAGGTGCTCACACTGATGCACAAAGCTGATGGATCCCAGCAATTGTGAGGTCAGCCACGCTGATTTTTCAGGTGAGGAAGGAAGCAGCCCCTGACATCCGGGAGCTGGCCTGGTCCTATCAGCTAGGCCCTGATGCTGCTAGGAGCTGGCCTGGCACTCTCAGATATAGGCCTCGGTGTTCTCCGGTTTAGAATATAAACAATTtcacacagcagcagcagcaaaggtCTCTGTGACTGAGATGGGTCAAGACAAGAAGATTCCTGCGTAATCATGTCTGAAGACAGACAAAACCTGGGTCTCGTCCAAGCCACAAAAAAGACCAACAGCACCCTGTCTTGCCTTATCTGAGTAGCAGCTGCCTCTTTACAATCGACAGCTTTAGCTCACCTCTAGTCTGTCCTCCTTCCAAGGAAGAGATGTTGCGATATCATCACAGAATTACTCCCCTTCCTGACAGCATCCAATCCAGAGCAAAGCCCCACTTCCTTAAGCCCCTCCCAATTCACCCAAACAAGCCAAATCCCATAGTAAGTCTTTTCTAGCACCTCCTTCCTGTGACTCCTCGCAGCTCCCCATGGTGTGTGGTCTCCCTTGCCACAATAAGCAGTAGCACCGACCTGTTCAACCACAGACGGGTCCAGTGGGCTTCTGCTGGAGAGCGTAACTAAGGCCAAAGAAGGTTAATTTATTCTTcaatcaaaaatgttttattaacaTAAGTAATCATTAAACCCATACTGGTTTTCAAGATTGAACGACATGAAGTGTCCATGTCTCCATCATATTCCCTACCCTGCAAAGCATCACTGTCATGGGTGCCTGTGGAAAACCACAGTGAGAGGCCAGCACAGGACCCCAGCTCGTTTAACACCCAGCACAGGTGCCCTGTGCCACCTGCTTTGTGGATAATCAGGGTTCTGGCCTGGAAGTGCCTTCAGAACAGAGACCGTAACCTGTGCGTTTTAACACACAGGCCAGCACCCAGTCCAGGGCCAGGCACACCATACATGCCAACCATGGCATGAGTGAATGAACTTTACGTGGCACGGGCCGCACAAGCCTGCCCCAGGATCAGGAAGAGAGAGTGCTGCAGCCCTCTGGACTTGGGCTCAGCATTAACACTGGTGGGGAGGCCCTTCAGGAGTGTGGGCAGCAAAACTAAAAGCCCAGGGGAAGGTATGGAGGCACATTTGGGGGAAGCAGGTGGAAGAAAGAGAGGCTGCATGGGGGAGCTGAGTGTGGTCAAGGGCAGTGTGGACAGCCGTTGCGGGGGGGGAGTCAAGAGTCTGAACTCCATACTGCTGGCAGTGATGAACCATGGAATCTTCCAGAGAAGAGCCTGGAAGTGGCTTGAGTAAAGAAAGGCAGGAAGATCAGCAAGGACCACAGTGACGGTGCAGGCAGGAAGGGCCTGCAGTGGGGGGCAGCGGGAGGGTGTGAGGGGAGGCACTGACCGGAGCCTGCTCCCAGCGCTGCAGCACCCACGCAGCCCCTTCCCCCTTGGGGCCCAGACGCCGCATCCCAGGCAGCAGGATGGCTTGGCCCGTTCTGCCACccaaacgtttttttttttttttttttgtgaggaagatcagccctcagctaacatccttgctaatcctcctcctttttgctgaggaagaccggctctgagctaacatctattgccaatcctcccccccccaaagtcccagtagatagttgtaccccggtagatagttgtgtgtcatagctgcacatccttctagttgctgtatgtgggacgcggcctcagcatggccggagaagcggtgcataggtgcgcgcctgggatccgaacccaggctgccagtagcggagcgcacgcacttaactgctaagccacggggccggcccccaaaacatTCTCTTTCTCGAATGTCTTCTTTGTCTCAGGCTTGTCAGGCATTGAAGACCTTTCACAATGCCCAAAACGCAAACAACCCTCCCACCCTACTCCCTCACTGCAACTTCTCAACTCCCATCCTCACTACTGAAGAGTCCCTCTTCTCCCCATGGCTCCTCACTCCCCTGGACCCACTTCACATCATCCACATCTCCTCCCTTGACATTGCAACTTCCAACCTTTAAGC encodes:
- the GRINA gene encoding protein lifeguard 1, producing MPHEKSFLVSGDSYPPPNPGYPGGPPPSIPPYPGAPYPQPPFQPSPYGQPGYPQGPSSYPQGGYPQSPYPQGGYPQGPYPQGGYPQDPYSQGGYPQAPYPQSPFPPNPYGQPQAFPVQDPDSSQHGNYHEEGPPSYYDNQDFPATNWDDKSIRQAFIRKVFLVLTLQLSVTLSTVAVFTFVREVKGFVRHNVWTYYVSYAVFFISLIVLSCCGDFRRKHPWNLVALSILTISLSYMVGMIASFYDTEAVIMAVGITTTVCFTVVIFSMQTRYDFTSCMGVLLVSMVVLIIFAILCIFIRNRILEIVYASLGALLFTCFLAVDTQLLLGNKQLSLSPEEYVFAALNLYTDIINIFLYILTIIGRAKE